One genomic segment of Nocardioides cavernaquae includes these proteins:
- a CDS encoding TIGR03084 family metal-binding protein, translating into MSTLHQLLSDLVAETAVLDDLLAGLRDDEWETATPAEGWAVRDQVSHLAFFDEAAVVAATNPERFRTDAERLKALGPNFPDVVAAGFQETPVSELNTWFRNARSELIATFAKLDGKARMPWFGPDMSVTSCVTARLMETWAHTQDVLDAFGVVRKPTMRLRHVAHLGVRTMHFSFHLNGRPAPEAPVHVSLKAPDGSVWSWGPEDSHDRVEGDALDFCLVVTQRRNVADTGLVVSGPVASEWLTIAQAYAGAPGPGREPLISIRSVS; encoded by the coding sequence ATGAGCACGCTGCACCAGCTCCTGTCGGATCTCGTCGCCGAGACCGCCGTGCTCGACGACCTGCTTGCGGGACTTCGTGATGACGAATGGGAGACCGCGACCCCGGCCGAGGGCTGGGCCGTGCGTGACCAGGTCTCGCACCTCGCGTTCTTCGACGAGGCCGCGGTTGTCGCGGCCACCAACCCGGAGCGGTTCCGGACAGATGCCGAGCGTCTCAAGGCGCTCGGTCCGAACTTTCCCGACGTCGTTGCTGCCGGCTTCCAGGAGACCCCGGTCTCCGAGCTCAACACCTGGTTCCGCAACGCGCGCTCTGAGCTGATCGCAACGTTCGCCAAGCTCGACGGCAAGGCCCGGATGCCCTGGTTCGGCCCGGACATGAGCGTCACCAGCTGCGTGACCGCACGCCTCATGGAGACGTGGGCGCACACCCAGGACGTGCTGGACGCATTCGGTGTCGTGCGCAAGCCGACCATGCGTCTGCGCCACGTGGCCCACCTGGGGGTCAGGACCATGCACTTCAGCTTCCACCTGAACGGCCGACCAGCACCCGAAGCCCCGGTCCACGTCTCGCTGAAGGCGCCGGACGGATCGGTGTGGAGCTGGGGTCCGGAGGACTCGCATGACCGCGTGGAGGGCGACGCCCTCGACTTCTGCCTCGTGGTGACCCAGCGCCGCAACGTCGCCGACACCGGCCTCGTCGTGTCTGGGCCGGTCGCCTCGGAGTGGCTCACCATCGCCCAGGCGTACGCCGGTGCGCCAGGCCCCGGGCGCGAGCCCCTGATCAGCATCCGGAGCGTGTCATGA
- a CDS encoding acyclic terpene utilization AtuA family protein, giving the protein MTQRRPVRIANCSGFYGDRVAAAREVVEGGPIDVLTGDYLAELTMLILWKARQKDPAAGYAKTFLTQMEQVLGTCLDKGIRVVANAGGLNPGGLAAELTSLAERLGLAPKIAYIDGDDLTDRLPELVAAGHPLSNMDTGQTLEDAGAKPVTANAYLGGWGIAEALGAGADIVVCPRVTDASLVVGPAAWWHGWSRTDYDQLAGAVAAGHVIECGPQATGGNYSWISEVVDRRYPGFPIAEVAADGSSVITKHDGTGGLVSPGTVTAQLLYEIQTPAYANPDVVAHFDTIRLEQEGMNRVLMSGATGTPPPPSLKVAVNFLGGYRNTMTLVLTGLDIEEKASWARAALFDILGGEDQFDEVDVRLLRFDREDAPTNEQATAHLRVSVKDGDPAKVGRRFANATMELALGGYAGFHTTTPPTAESAYGVYWPALVPTETVTHRVVLPDGSERVIPPGPVADLQPWPAVDVVPSPVAGPTRRVPLGTICAARSGDKGGNANVGLWTRTPEAFAWLQAHLTEDRLRELLPEAANLEVRRYDLPNLNALNFIVVGLLGAGVASSTRPDPQAKGLGEYLRSRHVSIPLSLLNGLAVR; this is encoded by the coding sequence ATGACCCAGCGTCGCCCCGTCCGTATCGCCAACTGCTCCGGCTTCTACGGCGACCGCGTCGCCGCGGCGCGCGAGGTCGTCGAGGGCGGTCCCATCGACGTGCTCACCGGTGACTACCTTGCCGAGCTCACGATGCTCATCCTGTGGAAGGCGCGTCAGAAGGACCCCGCGGCGGGCTACGCCAAGACCTTCCTCACGCAGATGGAGCAGGTGCTCGGCACCTGCCTGGACAAGGGAATCCGGGTGGTGGCCAACGCAGGCGGCCTGAACCCGGGTGGCCTCGCGGCCGAGCTGACAAGCTTGGCTGAGCGCCTCGGCCTCGCGCCGAAGATCGCGTACATCGACGGGGACGACCTGACCGACCGGTTGCCTGAGCTGGTCGCAGCTGGACACCCCCTCTCGAACATGGACACCGGCCAGACCCTCGAGGACGCCGGCGCGAAGCCGGTGACGGCCAACGCCTACCTCGGCGGCTGGGGCATCGCGGAGGCGCTGGGTGCCGGCGCCGACATCGTCGTGTGCCCACGGGTCACCGATGCCTCGCTCGTCGTGGGCCCTGCTGCGTGGTGGCACGGATGGTCCCGCACCGACTACGACCAGCTTGCTGGCGCGGTTGCCGCGGGGCACGTGATCGAGTGCGGTCCTCAGGCAACCGGCGGCAACTACTCGTGGATCTCCGAGGTCGTCGACCGTCGCTACCCGGGCTTCCCGATCGCGGAGGTCGCGGCCGATGGCAGCAGCGTGATCACCAAGCACGACGGCACTGGGGGACTGGTCTCGCCAGGAACGGTCACCGCCCAGCTGCTCTACGAGATCCAGACCCCGGCGTACGCCAACCCCGATGTCGTCGCCCACTTCGACACCATCCGCCTCGAGCAGGAGGGGATGAACCGCGTCCTCATGTCGGGAGCCACGGGCACCCCGCCGCCGCCGTCCCTCAAGGTCGCGGTCAACTTCCTCGGCGGCTACCGCAACACGATGACGCTGGTCCTGACCGGTCTCGACATCGAGGAGAAGGCGTCCTGGGCCCGCGCGGCGCTCTTCGACATCCTCGGCGGCGAGGACCAGTTCGACGAGGTCGACGTACGACTTCTTCGCTTTGACCGGGAGGACGCCCCGACCAACGAGCAGGCGACCGCCCACCTCCGCGTGTCGGTCAAGGATGGAGACCCGGCGAAGGTCGGTCGCCGCTTCGCGAACGCGACGATGGAGCTCGCGCTCGGGGGCTACGCGGGCTTCCACACCACGACTCCTCCAACCGCCGAGAGCGCGTACGGCGTGTACTGGCCGGCGCTCGTGCCCACGGAGACCGTGACGCATCGCGTGGTCCTGCCAGATGGTTCCGAACGGGTGATCCCGCCCGGGCCGGTGGCCGACCTCCAGCCCTGGCCTGCGGTCGATGTGGTTCCGTCTCCGGTCGCCGGCCCCACGAGGCGGGTTCCGCTGGGCACCATCTGTGCGGCGCGCTCCGGCGACAAGGGCGGCAACGCCAACGTCGGACTGTGGACCCGCACGCCCGAGGCCTTCGCGTGGCTGCAGGCCCATCTGACCGAGGACCGGCTCCGGGAGCTCCTTCCCGAGGCTGCCAACCTTGAGGTCCGCCGCTACGACCTGCCGAACCTGAATGCACTCAACTTCATCGTCGTCGGCCTGCTCGGTGCCGGGGTTGCTTCCTCGACCCGGCCTGACCCGCAGGCCAAGGGGCTGGGCGAGTACCTCCGATCGCGCCATGTGAGCATCCCGCTGTCGCTGCTCAACGGACTGGCCGTCCGATGA
- a CDS encoding enoyl-CoA hydratase/isomerase family protein, with protein sequence MTTTVEVVDDGPVRTLILTGPMTLNALAESTANALHDEILRAERDDSVHALVLTGAGEHFSAGGDAEGVLRANDRPDDDALLRFMRAYQRAAKAVWESPLPIIAAVSGVAYGGAFNLAIACDLVVCSRNARFCQVFLRRGLVPDFGGAFLLPRIVGMQRAKALMLLADEIDAVTAYEYGLVNVVVDTPDEARIHALGLAHRIAADSRLAVSLTKRLIHQSASGSFPSALELEALSQTMVLGSNTARSAFEAFRER encoded by the coding sequence ATGACCACGACGGTCGAGGTCGTCGACGACGGTCCGGTCCGGACGCTGATCCTGACCGGACCCATGACGCTGAACGCACTGGCGGAGTCGACGGCGAATGCGCTCCACGACGAGATCCTCCGTGCGGAGCGCGACGACTCAGTCCATGCCCTTGTGCTGACCGGAGCGGGTGAGCACTTCTCCGCGGGCGGTGACGCCGAGGGTGTGCTGCGGGCAAACGACCGCCCTGACGATGATGCCCTGCTCCGCTTCATGCGCGCCTACCAGCGTGCGGCCAAGGCGGTCTGGGAGAGCCCGCTGCCTATCATCGCGGCAGTCTCGGGCGTCGCCTACGGTGGCGCGTTCAATCTCGCGATCGCCTGCGACCTCGTGGTCTGCTCGCGGAACGCCCGCTTCTGCCAGGTCTTCTTGCGACGCGGCCTCGTTCCGGACTTCGGTGGAGCGTTCCTCCTGCCGCGAATCGTCGGCATGCAGCGCGCGAAGGCCTTGATGCTCCTCGCCGACGAGATCGACGCGGTCACCGCGTATGAGTACGGCCTGGTCAACGTCGTCGTCGACACCCCCGATGAGGCCCGCATCCATGCGCTCGGACTCGCTCACCGGATCGCTGCGGACTCGCGCCTCGCGGTTTCGCTGACCAAGAGGCTGATCCACCAGAGTGCCAGTGGATCCTTCCCCTCCGCACTCGAGCTGGAGGCCTTGAGCCAGACGATGGTGTTGGGCTCGAACACCGCCCGGAGCGCGTTCGAGGCCTTCCGCGAGCGCTGA
- a CDS encoding TetR/AcrR family transcriptional regulator — translation MTEVTRRAPLKRTPRPRDRKQQIVAAAGELFYRHGFHNVGTGQIADSVGITAGALYRHFKGKQDLLSHTLTEAFDQATRLVTQNPPRDLQDLIRRIASTAGERRYLGILWNREARFLSDDARAAMRERFFAFLDEFARQLRSTRPDLSAADADLLAWSALAVLTSPSYHGSSMDPGALVDLLEQMTLAACTTPLAHPSPTGSAPEPESPGLLPHGRREATLAAATRLFHDRGYQAVSMEDVGESVGISGAAIYKYFPRKADLLSAVIARASEPLQLGATRALARARDSREGLENLLDAYVEFALVHHDLVGILVAEVTNLPDEHRRDVRRAQHDYVAEWIRLIRETRPALDESQARFVVHAALTVINDVARTDHLRARPAVDDDLRSICRRILDVQL, via the coding sequence GTGACCGAGGTGACGCGACGAGCGCCGCTCAAGCGGACGCCACGACCACGCGATCGCAAGCAGCAGATCGTTGCTGCTGCGGGCGAGCTGTTCTACCGCCACGGTTTCCACAACGTCGGCACCGGGCAGATCGCGGATTCGGTCGGCATCACTGCCGGAGCGCTGTACCGCCACTTCAAGGGGAAACAGGACCTCCTCAGCCACACCCTGACCGAGGCGTTCGATCAGGCGACGCGCCTCGTCACTCAGAACCCTCCCCGTGACCTCCAGGACCTGATCAGGCGCATCGCATCCACTGCGGGCGAACGTCGCTACCTCGGCATCCTGTGGAACCGCGAGGCACGTTTTCTCAGCGACGATGCGCGGGCAGCGATGCGCGAGCGGTTCTTCGCCTTCCTCGACGAGTTCGCCCGCCAGCTCCGGTCGACCCGACCCGACCTGTCCGCGGCCGACGCTGACCTGCTGGCATGGTCGGCGCTCGCCGTCCTGACCAGCCCGTCCTACCACGGCAGCAGCATGGATCCCGGAGCGCTCGTGGACCTCCTCGAGCAGATGACCCTTGCCGCGTGCACCACCCCGCTCGCGCACCCATCGCCCACGGGATCGGCGCCGGAGCCGGAGTCCCCTGGGCTCCTGCCTCACGGGCGCCGCGAGGCCACGCTGGCGGCAGCGACCCGCCTCTTCCACGATCGGGGCTATCAGGCGGTCTCCATGGAGGACGTCGGCGAGAGTGTCGGCATCAGCGGCGCCGCCATCTACAAGTACTTCCCGCGCAAGGCCGACCTTCTTTCCGCGGTGATCGCGCGGGCCTCGGAGCCGCTCCAGCTCGGCGCCACGCGCGCCCTCGCTCGCGCTCGCGACAGCCGGGAAGGCCTCGAGAACCTGCTCGATGCCTACGTGGAGTTTGCTCTCGTCCACCACGACCTCGTCGGCATCCTCGTCGCTGAGGTCACGAACCTCCCGGACGAACACCGCCGGGACGTGCGGCGGGCACAGCATGACTACGTCGCCGAGTGGATCCGGCTGATCCGCGAAACTCGACCCGCCCTCGACGAGTCACAGGCACGGTTCGTGGTCCACGCCGCCCTCACGGTGATCAACGACGTCGCCCGCACCGACCACCTCCGGGCACGGCCAGCGGTCGACGACGACCTGCGGTCCATCTGCAGGCGGATCCTCGACGTGCAGCTCTGA
- a CDS encoding NAD(P)H-dependent flavin oxidoreductase, translating to MTGVSGEDLVIAACRNGVVGSFPTHNAPSVDELDRWLGRMSDELGADAAPIAPNLVVHPTNKRLDADLDRLVAHGVELVITSVGSPAPVMDRFHAAGCAVFADVATLRQAQKAIAAGVDGLVLLTAGAGGQTGQANPFAFVRAVREIFDGAIVAAGGIADGRAVLAAQVLGADLAYMGTQFIATRESLASREYRDALVRSTMDDVRLTSEVSGLPASLLAEWLDNRESAPVSAGDFREDRLTSSPDLWSAGHSVSGVRDIPDVATLIARISGQYAAAKAETRASLAS from the coding sequence ATGACGGGCGTTTCGGGTGAGGACCTCGTCATCGCCGCCTGTCGCAATGGCGTGGTCGGGTCCTTTCCCACGCACAACGCGCCTTCGGTGGACGAGCTCGACCGCTGGCTCGGGCGGATGTCGGACGAGCTGGGTGCGGACGCCGCGCCGATCGCTCCGAACCTGGTCGTGCACCCGACCAACAAGCGACTCGATGCCGACCTCGATCGCCTCGTGGCGCATGGCGTGGAGCTGGTGATCACCAGCGTCGGATCGCCCGCGCCGGTCATGGACCGGTTCCACGCAGCGGGCTGCGCGGTGTTCGCCGACGTCGCCACGCTGCGCCAGGCGCAGAAGGCCATTGCTGCCGGCGTTGACGGTCTGGTGCTGCTGACTGCCGGTGCCGGCGGGCAGACCGGCCAGGCCAATCCGTTCGCGTTCGTGCGGGCAGTGCGCGAGATCTTCGACGGCGCGATCGTTGCCGCGGGCGGCATCGCTGACGGCCGCGCTGTCCTTGCCGCCCAGGTGCTCGGAGCCGACCTCGCCTACATGGGCACCCAGTTCATCGCGACCCGCGAGAGTCTCGCTTCTCGCGAGTACCGCGACGCTCTCGTGCGATCGACGATGGATGACGTCCGGCTGACCAGTGAGGTGAGTGGACTCCCCGCGAGCCTGTTGGCCGAGTGGCTCGACAACCGCGAGTCGGCTCCGGTCTCGGCGGGCGACTTCCGGGAGGACCGGCTGACGTCGAGCCCGGACCTGTGGAGCGCCGGGCACAGCGTCTCCGGCGTGCGGGACATCCCCGACGTCGCGACGCTCATCGCCAGGATCTCCGGTCAGTACGCCGCGGCGAAGGCCGAGACGCGCGCCAGCCTCGCCAGCTGA
- a CDS encoding LuxR C-terminal-related transcriptional regulator — MTVSLGCEAGSFLEGEGLEGRRRGIEARIRSLAVAAALPANTSGLEALDSPSVLGWSGVELDDQRALYAATEAAIAVVADRILPAPLLAARRVNLALERIQAATCLVDVLRALPSELAWAGNFDRVLFSRVEGSSWSPETWFTTQPGAPEDKAFGEFVHGATFTLASGSIEAEIVRRRVTALVCDAADETRTFAPLLSVAHCESYVIAPVVSGDSVVGLLHADATASGRALVEADRVTIRAFGDGIGLVIERLALLEALEEQRRQIHAALARAELVVDQLCDAPVVLTGEAPAPVVRRDSGGGAPADGLTSREREVFALLISGATNPEIADRLTVSETTVKSHVKHILRKMRVSNRAEAIAKHLRSNDRFGVAS; from the coding sequence ATGACTGTTTCACTGGGCTGCGAGGCGGGATCGTTCCTCGAGGGTGAGGGGCTGGAAGGTCGGCGCCGCGGGATCGAGGCAAGGATCCGCTCCCTTGCGGTCGCAGCGGCCCTGCCCGCCAACACGTCCGGCCTCGAAGCGCTTGACTCGCCGAGCGTGCTGGGGTGGAGCGGCGTCGAGCTGGATGACCAGCGTGCGCTGTATGCCGCGACCGAGGCCGCGATCGCCGTTGTCGCCGACCGAATTCTCCCTGCTCCGCTGCTCGCGGCCCGTCGCGTCAACCTCGCGCTCGAGCGGATCCAGGCCGCCACGTGCCTGGTCGATGTTCTCCGTGCGCTGCCGTCGGAGCTTGCCTGGGCAGGGAACTTCGATCGAGTGCTCTTCTCCCGGGTTGAGGGTTCGTCGTGGTCGCCGGAGACGTGGTTCACGACCCAACCCGGCGCGCCCGAGGACAAAGCCTTCGGCGAGTTCGTTCACGGGGCAACCTTCACCTTGGCAAGTGGCTCGATCGAGGCGGAGATCGTGCGCCGACGGGTCACTGCCCTCGTGTGCGATGCAGCTGATGAGACCCGGACCTTTGCTCCGCTGCTGAGCGTCGCGCACTGCGAGTCCTACGTCATCGCGCCGGTGGTGTCCGGCGACTCGGTCGTGGGGCTCCTCCATGCTGACGCGACTGCGTCAGGACGCGCTCTGGTCGAGGCTGACCGGGTGACCATCCGCGCCTTCGGCGACGGCATCGGACTGGTAATCGAGCGACTGGCGCTGCTCGAGGCTCTGGAGGAGCAGCGTCGCCAGATTCACGCTGCGCTCGCTCGCGCCGAGCTCGTGGTGGATCAGCTCTGTGATGCCCCCGTCGTTCTCACGGGGGAGGCTCCCGCACCTGTCGTGCGGAGAGACTCCGGGGGCGGTGCCCCTGCGGATGGGCTCACCTCCCGTGAGCGGGAGGTCTTCGCGCTCCTCATCTCGGGTGCCACCAATCCTGAGATTGCGGACCGACTGACTGTCTCCGAGACCACGGTGAAGTCCCACGTGAAGCACATCCTTCGCAAGATGCGCGTCAGCAACCGCGCGGAGGCGATTGCCAAGCATCTCAGGAGCAACGACCGGTTCGGAGTTGCGTCATGA
- a CDS encoding LuxR C-terminal-related transcriptional regulator — protein MSVAAQAKSTVFASTGRSVRPRLTGQHRARATELRLLVGDALGVNPGALMAEDPTEDYSPERVATLARICVGEAQVDDRGDEQRARDLLDLALQLQQVALDMHEENLVQRNRRLAECAEGLARLRGLPTSHDLVETACEEIANRAGFGRVTISSVEGNAWKPRKAFFAEADDAWFDDWIGQEIPLQGLTPEARLLTERRPALILDTASTQVHEDIIVEAGSSLSYVVAPVCSRGSVVAFLHADHFPTNRVASEADRDLLWAFADGFARIHERTVLMERVQAQRAQVGAILDTALRSLPDSLGAAPRSGELATRARLQAFAELTARETEVLGLMVAGAANRAIAARLVIAEDTVKSHVKQILRKLGVSNRAQAIARAAGTSTF, from the coding sequence ATGAGCGTGGCCGCGCAGGCCAAGTCAACCGTTTTCGCGTCGACCGGACGCAGCGTGCGGCCGCGCCTGACCGGGCAGCACCGCGCTCGCGCGACCGAGTTGAGGTTGCTCGTGGGTGACGCCCTCGGCGTCAACCCCGGCGCGTTGATGGCCGAGGATCCGACGGAGGACTACTCGCCCGAGCGCGTCGCGACACTCGCACGCATCTGCGTCGGAGAGGCGCAGGTGGATGACAGAGGGGACGAGCAGCGCGCTCGCGACCTGCTGGACCTCGCGCTGCAGCTCCAACAGGTTGCTCTCGACATGCACGAGGAGAACCTGGTCCAGCGCAACCGCCGACTGGCCGAGTGTGCCGAGGGGTTGGCCCGGCTACGCGGCCTGCCCACCTCGCACGACCTGGTCGAGACCGCATGTGAGGAGATCGCGAACCGCGCCGGATTCGGTCGCGTCACCATCTCGAGTGTCGAAGGAAATGCATGGAAGCCGCGCAAGGCCTTCTTCGCGGAGGCCGACGACGCCTGGTTCGATGACTGGATCGGACAGGAGATCCCGCTTCAGGGGCTGACTCCCGAGGCGCGCTTGCTCACGGAGCGTCGTCCGGCGCTGATCCTGGACACCGCCTCGACGCAGGTCCACGAGGACATCATCGTCGAAGCGGGGAGTTCCTTGTCGTACGTTGTGGCACCGGTCTGCTCGCGCGGCTCGGTCGTTGCGTTCCTGCATGCCGATCACTTCCCGACCAACCGCGTGGCGTCGGAAGCGGACCGTGACCTGCTCTGGGCCTTCGCGGATGGCTTCGCACGCATCCATGAGCGCACCGTTCTCATGGAGAGGGTCCAGGCACAGCGCGCTCAGGTGGGCGCGATCCTGGACACCGCGCTCCGGTCGCTTCCTGACTCGCTCGGGGCAGCCCCGCGGTCGGGCGAGCTCGCGACTCGTGCGCGCCTGCAGGCCTTCGCCGAGTTGACCGCACGCGAGACCGAAGTGCTCGGTCTCATGGTCGCCGGCGCGGCCAACCGCGCCATCGCCGCTCGACTGGTCATCGCTGAGGACACTGTGAAGTCCCACGTCAAGCAGATCCTGCGAAAGCTCGGTGTCTCCAACCGCGCGCAGGCGATCGCGCGTGCTGCGGGCACCTCGACCTTCTGA
- a CDS encoding lytic transglycosylase domain-containing protein gives MTTAGRRVKAQDARTSSPRFGNAQKATALVPLAFLSAAWTANLVGVGGALSAEDSPLPDGSMVPIEALEDPATYSVSGNAGLGIAEGDGAKIVAASSTNGIPTAALAAYQRAETVINAADKACHIDWALIAAIGRVESDHGRYGGNTLDTLGVSHPGIYGIALDGTHNTQAISDTDAGQYDRDKVWDRAVGAMQFIPSTWSVVGVDADGDGKRNPQDIDDAALAAAVYLCSGNDDLGGETGRRTAVFRYNHSQEYVDLVLKIRDAYLQGDYTAVPNYLASAYTFSPPTSYTQGGGRGGKGASSTKAGGTGTGKTGSATGPVTSAGSSGGSSGAGVTTGSGSQSGGGSAGGSSSTTGALTEAISKTTQSVDKVLEPVTGTSSGVGAVVESTVNGTLSLVEATASCTTKGYNLLLTPVQWNACMATYGN, from the coding sequence ATGACGACCGCCGGTCGCCGCGTGAAAGCACAGGATGCGCGCACATCCTCTCCCCGTTTTGGCAATGCCCAGAAGGCAACTGCCCTGGTCCCGCTGGCGTTCCTGTCGGCGGCCTGGACGGCCAACCTGGTGGGGGTCGGGGGAGCCCTGTCAGCCGAGGATTCGCCCCTCCCGGACGGTTCGATGGTGCCGATCGAGGCCCTCGAAGACCCAGCGACCTACTCCGTCTCCGGCAACGCCGGCCTGGGCATCGCCGAGGGTGACGGCGCCAAGATCGTCGCCGCCTCCTCGACCAACGGCATCCCCACCGCAGCCCTCGCCGCCTACCAGCGCGCCGAGACCGTCATCAACGCCGCCGACAAGGCCTGCCACATCGACTGGGCCCTCATCGCCGCCATCGGCCGCGTCGAGTCCGACCACGGCCGCTACGGCGGCAACACCCTCGACACCTTGGGTGTCTCACACCCCGGCATCTACGGCATCGCCCTCGACGGCACCCACAACACCCAGGCCATCAGCGACACCGACGCCGGGCAGTACGACCGCGACAAGGTCTGGGACCGCGCCGTCGGCGCCATGCAGTTCATCCCCTCCACCTGGTCCGTCGTCGGCGTCGACGCCGACGGCGACGGCAAGCGCAACCCCCAAGACATCGACGACGCAGCCCTCGCCGCCGCCGTCTACCTCTGCTCCGGCAACGACGACCTCGGCGGCGAGACCGGCCGACGCACCGCCGTCTTCCGCTACAACCACTCCCAGGAGTACGTCGACCTGGTCCTCAAGATCCGCGACGCCTACCTCCAGGGCGACTACACCGCCGTCCCCAACTACCTTGCCTCCGCCTACACCTTCAGCCCGCCGACCAGCTACACGCAGGGCGGCGGCAGGGGAGGCAAGGGTGCATCGAGCACGAAGGCCGGTGGCACCGGAACCGGGAAGACGGGTTCTGCAACGGGACCCGTCACCTCCGCCGGCTCCTCGGGCGGCTCGAGCGGCGCTGGTGTGACCACCGGCTCCGGCAGTCAGTCGGGCGGAGGGTCCGCCGGTGGGAGCAGTTCGACGACCGGCGCGTTGACCGAGGCCATCTCCAAGACAACGCAATCCGTCGACAAGGTGCTCGAGCCCGTCACCGGAACGTCGAGCGGCGTCGGCGCGGTGGTCGAGAGCACTGTCAACGGCACGCTCTCGCTCGTCGAGGCAACGGCGTCATGCACGACCAAGGGTTACAACCTTCTGCTCACCCCGGTGCAGTGGAACGCGTGCATGGCCACCTACGGCAACTGA
- a CDS encoding nucleotidyltransferase family protein, with product MHALLLAAGSGSRMGMPKALVRDQDGAAWVTTSVERLRQGGCQSVTVVVGAQAELARALVPQGALIVHARDWHLGMSASLRAGLEALEPTSATAVLVHLVDLPDVTPDVIRRLVDLGDDSAVLARAGYDGTPGHPVLLGRAHWAPLLARTRGDSGARDYLRTHLVTLVECGDLATGHDIDTPSRDTE from the coding sequence ATGCACGCACTGTTGCTGGCCGCAGGGTCGGGCAGCCGCATGGGGATGCCCAAGGCGCTGGTGCGCGATCAAGACGGTGCCGCGTGGGTCACCACCTCGGTCGAGCGGCTCCGGCAGGGAGGGTGCCAGTCCGTGACGGTCGTCGTGGGCGCCCAGGCGGAGCTGGCCAGAGCCCTCGTCCCGCAAGGGGCGTTGATCGTCCACGCACGCGACTGGCACCTGGGCATGTCCGCGTCGCTCCGCGCCGGGCTCGAGGCACTGGAGCCGACCTCGGCCACGGCCGTCCTCGTCCACCTCGTCGACCTGCCGGACGTGACGCCGGACGTCATCCGTCGTCTCGTGGACCTCGGCGACGACAGCGCGGTACTGGCGCGTGCGGGGTACGACGGAACGCCGGGGCACCCGGTCCTGCTCGGCCGTGCGCACTGGGCTCCACTCCTCGCGCGGACCCGTGGAGACAGCGGAGCGCGCGACTACCTCAGGACGCACCTGGTGACGCTCGTCGAATGTGGCGATCTGGCGACGGGCCACGACATCGACACCCCGTCGCGCGACACGGAGTGA